The Brevundimonas sp. SORGH_AS_0993 genome segment AGATCGGCAGTTCCAATCCGAACGTCGTCCGGGCTGCGCCGGACGCCCAGCAGATCGCGGACGGGCAGGCGGCGGGCCTTGCGCCGGTGGGCGACCTGCTCTCGATCAACGATGTCTATCTGAACCTTCAGCCGCGCACGTCTGAAGGCATGGACTATCGTCTGCACTACAGCCTGCGTCGTACTCCGCTGGGCAGTTTCACCTGGACGCTGAACGCCAGCCAATGGCTGAAAATGTATCAGGAACCGAACGCCGATTATCAGCTGTTGCTGGACGGTCTGCGCGACGGCGTGATTTCCGGCGTCGCAGTGGGCGGTGTCGAAGAACTGGTGCGTCGCAACGGCCGGCCTGAGTGGAAGATCACTTCGACCGTGACCTGGCGCAAGGACGCCTGGACCGTGGGCCTTTATTCCAGCTACGTCGACGACTACTTCGACACCTCGGCCTATATGGCCGAGAAGAATCCGGATGGATCGCAGAACTATTGGGTCGTCGATCATTGGTTGACGCACAATCTGTACGTCCAGTACGAGTTGGAGCATGGTCCGCTGGCTGGGACGCGGCTGCGGATCGGCGCCCGCAACATCACCAACGAAGAGCCGCCGCTGGCCAATGAGCGATTCGGCTATGATGGCCGTCTGCACTCCAACCGGGGCCGCTGGTGGTACGCCACGATCCGCAAGGAATTCTGAGGCGGGGCAGGGATTCGCCTGGTCTGAACGAAGAGATGTTCAAGGGGCGGCGGAGTCGTGTATTCGCCGCCCATTCTTTCATGACGCGCCACGGGTTTCGCGCCGCGTCGAAACGGGGACGATTTTTGCATGAAGCGATTGTTCGCCTATTTCGTCATCGGCGCGATGGTTCTGGGGGTTCTGGCGGGCTGGGGACTGAATCAGTTTCTGTCGCCCGAACAGGCCAAGGCCGCCGCGAGCAATCTGAATCTCGTCACCGACATCTTCCTGCGTCTGATCAAGATGATCATCGCCCCCCTGGTGTTCACCACCCTGGTCGCGGGCATCGCCCATATGGAGGACGCCGCCTCGGTCGGCCGCATCGGCGTCAAGACCATGGTCTGGTTCATCGGCGCCTCGGTGGTTTCGTTGCTGCTGGGTCTGGTCATGGTGCAACTGCTGCACCCCGGTTCGGGCATGCATCTGCCAGAAGCGGCCGCGGCCGCGACGACGGCGTCCACTGACGCCTTTTCCCTGCACGGCTTCATCGCCCATCTGGTGCCGACCTCCATCTTCGACGCCATGGCCAAGAACGAGATCCTGCAGATCGTGGTCTTCTCGGTCTTCGTCGGCACGGCGGTGGCCTCACTGGACGACAAGGCGCCGGCGGTGCTGCATCTGGTCGAACAGGCGGCCTCGATCATGCTGAAGGTGACGGAGTTCGTGATGAAGCTGGCGCCCTTCGCCATCTTCGCGGCCCTGGCCTCGACCATCGCCACCCAGGGGGTGGAGATGCTGGCCACTTACGCCAAGTTCGTCCTGGGCTTCTATGGATCGATGGCCACCCTGTGGTTGCTGCTGTTCCTGGCCGGCGCCGTGGTGCTGGGCAAGCGGGTCGTTCCGTTGTTCCGGGAAATCCGCACCCCGGCGCTGCTGGCCTTTTCGACCGCGAGTTCGGAGGCCGCCTATCCGCGCATCCTGGATTCCTTGCCCAAGGTCGGCGTGCGCCGCCGCATCGTCAGCTTCGTCCTTCCGCTGGGTTATTCGTTCAATCTGGACGGGTCGATGCTGTACTGCACCTTCGCCACCATGTTCATCATGCAGGCGCACGGCGTGCATCTGAGCCTGCATCAGCAGATATTCATGCTGCTGCTGCTGATGGTGACGTCCAAGGGCATCGCCGGGGTGCCGCGCGCCTCGCTGGTCGTCATCATGGCGACCCTGACCTATTTCGGCCTGCCCGAGGCGTGGATCGCCATCGTTCTGGGCGTCGATCACCTGCTGGACATGGGGCGGTCGGCCACCAATGTGGTCGGCAACTCGGTCGCCGCCGCCGTGGTCGCCAAGTGGGAAGGCGAACTGGACCCCATCCCCGAGATCGAGGAAAAGCCAGCTTAGCCGCCCTCCTTTTCGGTTTTGACGACGCAAGGCCCGCCGGTCGAGGATCGGCGGGCTTTTTTCACTTTGTGGCGACCCGCGGGGACCGCTGGCGATAACAAGCTTTGCCTTGTACAACCACACCCTACGCTCGATCGACGGAGGTGACGGTGCGCGGCGAGGTTCTGACATTCGAGGCGACGACGGGCGAGGGGACGATCGCCGGAGACGACGGCGTGCGTTACGGATTTGCGGCGTCCGATCTGCGTGGCGCGACCTTCATAGAGCAGGGGCAACGGGTGGATTTCGTGCCCGGCGCGGACGGTCGCGCCCAAGACATCATCGCCATGCGCCCCGCCTATGTCCCGCCCTCCTCGGCCGGCGGCGGCAGAGGCCAGTTCGACTTCGGTGGGGTGATCTCCAGAACGTTCACAGCGGTTAAACAGAACGCCGCCATCTGCTTCGGCGCTTCCGCCGTCATGGTCGGCGTGCCGAGCCTGCTGACCGCGTTCGGCGGCGCCGGCTTCATGACGGGGGCGACAGAGCGGTCTTCCTCTTCGGTTATCGGCGGAGTCGTGGTCTATTTGGTCGGCATCGTGCTGTATCTGATCGGCGTCTTTGTGCTGCAAGGCATGGTTGTGAAGGTGGCGGTCGGCGGGTTCAACGGCAAGCGCGTGACCTTCCGGGACGCCTTGGGCGTGGGGGTGCAGTACTTCCTGCCCCTGCTGGGCCTTGCCATCGCTGCGGGTCTGGCGACGGGCTTGGGCTACCTTCTTCTGATCGTGCCAGGCGTTCTGCTGTCGATCGTCTGGTCGGTGTCGGCGCCGGCGCTGGTGATGGAGAAGCGCGGGGTGTTCGAAAGCCTGCAGCGCAGTCGTGACCTGACGCGCGGCTATCGCTGGCAGGTGTTCGGCTTGCTGGTCATCTACATAATCCTGTCCTGGATCGTCGGCGCCGCTGTGGCCGGCCTGGGGGTCGCCACCGGCGGC includes the following:
- a CDS encoding dicarboxylate/amino acid:cation symporter, whose product is MKRLFAYFVIGAMVLGVLAGWGLNQFLSPEQAKAAASNLNLVTDIFLRLIKMIIAPLVFTTLVAGIAHMEDAASVGRIGVKTMVWFIGASVVSLLLGLVMVQLLHPGSGMHLPEAAAAATTASTDAFSLHGFIAHLVPTSIFDAMAKNEILQIVVFSVFVGTAVASLDDKAPAVLHLVEQAASIMLKVTEFVMKLAPFAIFAALASTIATQGVEMLATYAKFVLGFYGSMATLWLLLFLAGAVVLGKRVVPLFREIRTPALLAFSTASSEAAYPRILDSLPKVGVRRRIVSFVLPLGYSFNLDGSMLYCTFATMFIMQAHGVHLSLHQQIFMLLLLMVTSKGIAGVPRASLVVIMATLTYFGLPEAWIAIVLGVDHLLDMGRSATNVVGNSVAAAVVAKWEGELDPIPEIEEKPA
- a CDS encoding YciC family protein, whose product is MRGEVLTFEATTGEGTIAGDDGVRYGFAASDLRGATFIEQGQRVDFVPGADGRAQDIIAMRPAYVPPSSAGGGRGQFDFGGVISRTFTAVKQNAAICFGASAVMVGVPSLLTAFGGAGFMTGATERSSSSVIGGVVVYLVGIVLYLIGVFVLQGMVVKVAVGGFNGKRVTFRDALGVGVQYFLPLLGLAIAAGLATGLGYLLLIVPGVLLSIVWSVSAPALVMEKRGVFESLQRSRDLTRGYRWQVFGLLVIYIILSWIVGAAVAGLGVATGGSFMQGTPNLAFNLITQPLVNILSSVVASAGVASLYYELRTAKEGVGADNLRAIFD